Below is a window of Komagataella phaffii GS115 chromosome 1, complete sequence DNA.
ATTACGCATCAAGTTCGGTGTTATGTTACTCTGGATAACTCCAGGTAGGTTATCCAGCAATGTGACTTTACTTTTGGGTTTAACGTATCGCAAGTTTTTACGAGATTCCACAACTTTAGAGTAATTTCTATCATTTCTGACTGGAATCGCTTGACACTCATGAATTACAGTACCCACAATAGCTGTGTCTTTAGGGATTGTCTTGACGTAGGAAACATAACTCTTCGATTCATCTCTGTACCGTTTGAATCCTCTAGGGGGTTCTGGGTCAATCTCCGTCTCAACAGGCTTCAATTCAGGCTGTTCAGGCATACTAGCTATCTCATTGGCCTCTGTTTTGtactctttcaaattccGTTCACTAAAAATGTATTCATTATCGACTACTCTCTTATGAATATTGACATCGTATCGTAAGGGAAGTTCTTTATTCTCAGAAGAGTCATTCAATATAATCTGAACCTGAGGTGAAGGTCTTTCTTTCACATTCACACTGGCAGGAGCTTGAGTAATGCGCAACTTCCCCAACTCTTGTccattcaagtttttcGGGTCCTTCCATTTGTCGGCTAGGAACTTCGGCAATCTAACCAACCAAACTTTTTTATCCgcttcttccaagtccaAATTCAACAGTTTTCTGAGCCTTGTATCTCTTTCAGTGGCGTCTTCTAAATCGCTGTCATAGCCGTCTGAGTTTTCTGGTGATTCCAATTTTACTTCCTGTGTTTGTTCCTCTTTGACCGACATAATGGTGGTAGAAGAAGAGGGAACCAGAGTCAGATGTTAAACTCGCGATACTAGTGAAATCTAGGCGGTGGTTCTACCGTTCGAAGCATAAGCTTAAATTCTCCTTCGCGTTCTTGCTTCTATCGCAAAGtccaaatattttcaaCTACATGGGTGATGCTCTAGCCCAAATGGCAACTACCAAGAACTCTAAGCCCCTGGAGCGCTTGGGTTTTTCTAACAAATCAATAAATACAAGCCCTCAAAATGAagcttcatcatcaaacttGGCATCCTCTGGCACCCGAGTGCAGCTTTCTGAACAAGACTTGAAAACAATTCCTAGGTTAACTGTTATCAGAGACAGAATTAAAGCAGACTTGGAAGCAAACGCAATATCTACCGATCAAATGTCCGCAATTGATCAAGTCAAAACACTTGTTTCATTTAAAAAAGACCGACTCAAACAGAGTATTAAATCAGTTCCATCACAATGTGAGGACACTGAAATCAAACCATCAGACCTCCATAACGACCAAACGAAGATTCGTTTGCAGCTGAGGCAATACTTGtttgatactttgaaagaaatgaacaATGATCCATCAATACAACTGACAGATATAGAGTTTGATCAGTTGAAACAAGATATGGCAATCTTGTTGACTCTATTACGAAATGGTACTCTTCCAGAGAACCTATTAATCACATTAACCACCACCATGTATAACGTACAAAAGGGAAGTTTCCAGCAGGCGACATCCTCATATCTTCAGCTCAGCATTGGAAATGTCGCTTGGCCTATGGGTGTAAAGGCTACAAACATTCATTCTAGAAAAGGAGACGATAAAATTACTAAAGGTTCAGCcaacatttccaaaaatgatGGAACAGAACGTTGGCTACTGGCGTTGAAAAGAGTCATTACCTacaaggaaaaaaaaacagTCTAAATATGACAAGCGAACTAATCATCAATCGACCATTTTCCCTTGAAACAATGGCATTACTGTAAACTGTTGAGAGAGTTGTTTCATGTATTAGATGCCTATGTGCTGCTGTAAGGAAAGACCCAGCATTCCTCCCAGGCTAATTCGCGTGCTCGGCCTAGACTCCTTCTAACTTTCGATTCATGCGCCCCACCTTATCTTACGTTTTCAAGGGTAAACACGGTAGGCACGCATCGTGCATCCGCCAATGTTTgacaattttgatttttttttaaacgaatttcatcaacaaatCACATTACTGAGAACTTAAACACCATGACCAAGTTTATATTGATATTGGCATTGGTGAGTAGGGTGTTTGCGGCAACGTACAACTACTATGGTTGTTTTGCTTCTTCCTCTGTGAACTCTTTGACGTCTCGGGGGACCTACCAGTTTCAGTCAACTTCATATTGTAGGGAGGAATGCGGAGACACTGATGTTGCAGCTATGTCGGGAGGAAATGCTTGCTTTTGTGGAAGCTCTGTACCATCATCTTCAGATAAAGTGAGTGAGTCATTTTGCAACGAACCTTGTGATGGTTATCCTCTGGAAATATGTGGAGGGACAAATTATTTGTCTGTTTATGTGAACGAGGATGccgatgacgatgatgatgatgatgacgatgatgacgaAACGACCTCTTCCACATCTTCCacttcatcatcctcatcgAGTTCTTCgagttcttcaacttcttcaaccaCATCGACGTCTTCATTCACATCCCGAACGTCTTCATCGTTGACGACAGCATCGAGCACTTCAAGCTCgtcatcgtcttcttcgtcaacCAATTCCCCTTCACCTACTTCATCTgcatcatcatcaacgacatcatcatcatcatcccAACAGGTGTCTGTCATAATAGTTACAACATCAGCTGAAAGAAGTGGGTCTGTTGAGGTCGTAACTACAGTCATTACAGCATTAGATAATTCTCAGGAAACAGGTTCGTCCAGCTCGTCCAATTCTGATTCAACAGCAAACAGAGGCAGCAATTCTGGCTCATCTTTAAGTAAAGGTGCAATTGCAGGTACCGTTATCGGATCTGTCATTGGTGGTGTCTTGATAATAGTTGCACTTGCATTTTGGTGGTGGAGAAGACGTAAATCCGATATTGAATCTGATCTCGAGGCAgataatgaaaagaaagaagctgCAGTGAGCGACTTTGTAAGAAGTTACGCTGTCCCTCCATCTCATGTTGCCGTTACTGACCCGTCAACAGAGAATGATCAGGTTTCATTAAGGCCGAACAACGCCCTGACAAGAAGGTTTAGTCATGGATCACTCCCGGATGTAACTCAGGATAGTTATGATCCCTCTCCAGGTCTTGGTGGACTCAGAATTATAAACCCAGACAACCCCAcagatgatgaagtttAGTTAACTTAGGAAATATATAGGTGACGTAGGAGTCAAAAATTATAATATTGTGTCATTCTAAATCACACTTTTGATTGTTTTTATTTCGGGATGCTTCAAAGAACATCGCGCACATTAAACTGTAATAGTGGAGTGGACCCTAATCTCATTTTTCCGTTTCAACCGTAACATAGCTTAATGTTGATGCTACTGAAGCTGCTATCAATACTGATATGTTTGCGCCACGTCATAGCACTTACTTATACGGGTTGCTATCCTTCGTCTCAGCTTGAGCAgtcgtttttttttcagtcttCTACCTCACTCCAAACCATTGAACTGTGCAGTGGGGCCTGCTCGAGTCGCCTTTACCTTGCTTTGATCAATGGAACAGAGTGTTATTGTTCGGATTCCTTCGCCGTTGAAAGCGAAAGGAGCATCGAGTGTGAAGTTAGATGTGCTGGTAACACTACGCAAACTTGTGGTGGGACATTCAGTTTCCAGGTTTTTCTCCACGAGGATCTGGCAAACTCAATCTCTTCATCCGCTTCCACCAGTGAGTATCCTTCTACTACTTTGCCATCTGACAGTAATGATACTTCAACAATAAGTGATGGGAGTTACctatttttggaaggaaGTTCAACACTATTAACTACTGCGGGAGTTCAGAATTTTaccttttctctttcctcatcatcatctccCCAGAcatttttctcttggaaCACTTTGGCCAACATAACATCATCGTCAGAAGACTCTTCAGAATGGTCAGAGACGACTTCCATTGAAAGCCAAGTAGCTGAAACAGTGGCTCCGGCAGTCCCTGCAGCCAATGAAGCCACTCAGGTAAATACTGTTGACACTTCATCCGACGAACTCCAGTCTTCTTCCCAGTTTATACCGACTCCATCTCCATCTTCGGCAACGGCCTCATACATTGAGAATAACGGACAAGTTTTGAGCACTGGTGCTATCGTAGGAATATCCGTTGGCTGTTCTTCGCTCTTGGTACTCTTCGTTGTAATATGCTACTTTGTCAGAAGAAGGAGGAACATTAAAAGTGCGCAATTACCAGAAGATGAGTCTTCTGTTGCAGAAAGAGACGATTATGTTTCTGAATTTGTTAGGAACTATGTCCAAAACTACCATCAAAATGGAAGCATTTTGTCATCATCTTCCCAGTCCGTGATTTCCTCACTAGATACAAATTCAACAGGTCCATTTGGGAGCGGACAGGTTAGAAGGTTTGATCAAGATGACGATTTTGAGGATGAAAGAGAAGTCTTGCGGATAATAAATCCAGATAATACAAGTGAAAATTCATTCGGAACAACTTAAGGACCATACCCTATAAACGACACTACATTATTTCAAAATTAGAATAATTGCTCAACTTCCCCATCTCGTTTAGATATCCGGTAGACCTGCTCTAGTTTTGCAGCATCAGTGATGGcttttttccaattttcattgaaaacattgTCTTGGAATTTGCTATTAACCACTGAAGCTCCACgtttcaaaatctccaattttTGCTCCTGGCTGAGCTTTGAGATATCCAGAAGCGCCTCATGTAAACTAGGAAAAGGTTCAGTACGGGCTTCAAAATCGGGGTCTTCTTCGGATATAAAGAGATACCCCGTTCTATTAGAATCATCGCTTGTAGGTTTAGATGAGTTGACGGATAGCTGTTCACCCTTATCGAGGCTCCAAGGCACACAAATATCCAAATATGGTCCAGAACTAGCGTGGGCCAACGGAAGAAGTCCATTGAACATGTACTCCACTATTGCAATTCCGAAATGTTCATTCCACATGGCATTGACACCAATTTCTGCCTTTGAAAGGTAGTCTTGAATGACTGAATAGCTAGCATCCTTGATAATAACCAAGTTTTCCTCAGGaattcctttcttcttATAAGCCAggtctttcaaaaaatcaacTCTATCCTCGTCGTCTTTCGAACGTATCGAACCGATCATGACTAGTTTGTAAGATTTATCTAGctggaaaaatttggaaaactcaTTGATCAATAACTCGTGTCTCTTTTCAGGCCTGAATTGAGCGATATATAAAATTATTTTCTCTCTAGGGCTGACTGAGTCTAGAGTTATTTTCTTGTCAATTCCAATAGGAGGATATAGTGTCTTGACTGTGGACACAGAAGCCCAGATTTTCTTCATATGATTAGAAGTCCAACTAGAATTGACAAATGCGATATCCACAAAATGTCCTACAAATTTGTAGGCTAACATAAACCCCCACCAGTAGATCTTCTTGGCTAGAGTCTTAATGCTattgatcttgatcttgttgaGCATGTCTGTTGAAATGATAGGATAATGCGTGTAGGTGACAATTGGAATCTTAACACCAACTCTGACCAAAGGATACGAAAATGGGTAACCCATAGTGTCTACCCAGACGTCTGGAATAACTTTTTGTAATGCCTCTAATGTGAGTAACATGGATCCGAAAGCCTGTCCAACTAGAGTTAGTCTAGGCCAATACTGCGCCTCAACGTACTTTCTCTTGTAAAGATGGATGAACACCAATCTGGGACGTTCTACATCAGTGAAAGAAATACCAAAATTCCTTGCAACGTTGTCTAAAATTTCATCGCCGGTGACTAAATCTCCGGTGTAGATCAAGCAAATGTTCTTATCATCAACCTTTAAAGTGGTCTTAACACCTTGCCATAGGACTCTCTCTCCACCACCGCCAGCATTGCAAAAAGGGtgaaaaaatccaaagatgaTCTTTCTAGAGACATCATACGCAGTCTTGGGAAGAATTTCGTTTATGAATTCCTTGGCATTAGCCCTATCCTCCTTTGCGATTTCAATAAATTTGTCCTTCGTGGGATCCGCAGCCGTAGAATAAAAGAAAGGATTTCTAGAGCCTAAAATTAGCCTCCGTCTAACAGCACCAGCCTTAGCATGCAACGGAGTGGTATTTATTGGCTCTCCTGTTGCTACGGCCTTCGTCACATACCTCTTCCAGTTGTTAGGTGTCACCACTCTCCATCGTAGATAAACTCTACTAAATAACAGATAAAAAAAAGTAGAATCCCTGGCAAAAGAAACCAACGAACTAGTCCGAACAGTGCCACCTTGGAGCCCGTCTGGGTCTCTTCAACGGGCATATCTGGAAATGTAAGTTTGTCTGAAAAAACCATAGGTTGTTGGATTAGATTAAACctagttcttgaagaaatgCTATCAGCGCGCGGCGATAACCGCGATGGCCGGAAACGCTATCAAGATTCATATTATAATCACAGATAATACCAGGTGATGAAAGAAAGGAGATTATTCATTGTGGTGAAGAGCATGAATTATACATAAAACACTACTTACTGGTTTGAACACTTTAATATTGgtcaaattcttcttgaaaaagattttaAAACACCGGTGAATGAACTAAAAATATTATGTTGCCAAATGACAGGTAAATAATTATGTACCCAAAGCAGTAATCGATCAGTAGGCCTTTCAAGAGTCATCCACTAGAATGTTGTTAGTGGAGACAGGTCTAGCATCCTTGTCCGAGTCAACCTTTAATCCATTCACTTTTGGAGTTAAAGTGTTTAAAGTATCTTCAGTTGTGCTTCGAATATGGTCTGGATCTGTTAAGTTTGGATTGGAGGCAGTCTCCAAAGATCTACGATCATTTCCTGACTCGTCGTCGACCTGAGTCGAGATTCCAAGAGCGCTCACTTCAGGGGCGTAATTGAACCCTTGTGGCACCTGAGCAGCATCTTGGTTGGGTAATTGCTGAGCGTAGGTGGTGTAGTCGTTACCAGAAGCTTGCGCTCCGGATCGTGGAGATTGGGGACCATTCCTTTGTGAGTTCTCAAAGTATGGAGCTTGATTGCCCTCTGAGCCAGGAACATTCTGAGGCAAACTTAGAACTGTGTTCAGCTGGTCGTATTGAGTAGAATGCTGGTGCCCCTTATCTGATGGTACagttgaagatgaaagaagagaacCAGCTTTAGAGTGGCGCTTTGATTGTTTCACCTGTACTCTCTGTGACTCTCTTTGGGCGGCAATAGAACTACGGGCTTGAGGAGTAGGTAGCGCAATTAATTGCTTCATATCGTTGTAccatttcatcatctcctGGTAACCCTCAGCACGGAACACCCAGTTATGACCCCTGTTTATGATACCATTCTGCTTAGCATGCAATACAAATTTATGCCACGAGTCAGGGTTCACTGTGTCCATTTTGGAGTGTTCCGTAATCTGACAGTCATTCAAAGGCAATGACATAACTGGAATAGGATCCCTCTTGCGGTCTGGCGTTTTGAACTCATGCAAGAATGTGGCCGTAAGCACATACCAGCCTTTAGAGTaagatttcaaaaacttggaaCGTCTCTCGAGGTATCCCGAGCGAATCTCAAAACTCAAAGGAGAGTTATTATGAGGGTAAACGAGATCACGATAATGTCTCATGGGAAGGTTGGGATCAATGAAATTGGGTTCCCTAGATATGTAGCTGTCCCACTCAAAAGATGGTTCCTTAGTGAGGAAGCCGTTATCCAACTTGGTAATCAAAACATCGAAAATAGTTTGAGCCTGTTTGCCCAGCAACTTGGCGTAGACGGTTAGGGCACTTTGAACctcaagaaagatgacTTTTTCTAACTCTTTTGCCGAGCTCTGTAAGTTTAAGTAAGCCTCGTGAAGAAAGTTTTCCTCTTGAATTTGTCTCTTGATTTGTCTGTCTAGCTGTGTCCTCAATAGATAAGGATCATTCTTAGGTTGCACATTATTTGGATGTTTCGAGACCAGTTCAATGGAAGATTGATATGCCGTCAACTCTTGCTTCGTTGTTAAAACTTCCTTGTTTACgttgttcttgaaatcagATTGAAGACCACGGATCTCCTTGATTTTCACCAACAAATCTCTACGTAGTTCTTCAAGACGAGGAATCACAGTACTATTGAGTTCGCGGATAGTTTTCTGTGCGTTGACAGCATAACTGGAGTGAAATTGTAGCAAAATGGAAGGAAGGTCATAAATGGATCCATTACCCAGCGGTaagaaaaagttttgaataGCAGCAAAATTATCAGCAGGACCAGCACCATCTGAGCCGGCAGAATTTGATTTCCCGGTCGTGATGGGTTGATATAAATCTCCGTTGAGCCCTTGTGTGGTAAAGGGGAAACTCAAGGACTGTTGCAGTCGGACTTGTTGACGGACTACTTCCTCGTGAACAGAAACGACGTCTTTCAAGTAGACTAGCAGCGCCCTAATCACATTTCGCCAAGAGTTGAAACGAGATGCTAAAATCTCAGTTGGATTAGCGGTGGTTGGAATTTGAACTGCTAGTGGGTCCCTTggatcttttcttttttgggGAGTTTTCTCGCTGACCAAGTTTGCGAGTTCCGCAGACTTGTTGGAGTTAAGAGACTTGGTACGCTGCTCCTGCTGTTTCTGCTCCTGAGTTTGGAGTTGCTTCAGCTGAAGCTGGTTTTGTAACTGCTGCTGGTGTGAAAGAATGGACATTGTCTGATTGTTGGCAGTCATTTACTATTAAACGCAGACAATGGAGCCAAAAAgggttgaaaaatcttgACTTCTGAAATGATGACCTGACGTGATAATTGAGTAAATCAAGATCTCCTGAACCTTCTATTTGGCTGAAGGTTGTTTCCTGTCGGGGTAgggaaaggaaagaaatGATGGCTGGGCTTTGATGGTTGTCAATATGGTAAGGGCACAGACAATAAAGCTAGGCATAGGCGCGCATGTGTGGTACACATAAATATGTGAACGAAATAATGTGGTTCTATTCTACTACACGCATGGCCTGATTAGGAAGTAATTAAGATagtggaaaaaaaagaatgaacTCATATAAAATTAACTGTCAGTAAGATCCGTATCTCCATCGGCATCGAGGTCGTTGCCATCAAACATTATAAGAACCAGCTCCTTTAGTGGACCGTAATCTTTGGTGGATATCAACCTGAATTCCTTACAGAAGAGCACAAAGTGTTTGAAGCTAGTGTTCAAATGGGCCTGTAAGGATAATCCTGCAATCTCATCAAAATGATGGCAGTAGATATGGGCGTAAACTCGAAATAACCGCTTCATCATAGTTCGGACtaaagtttgaaagtttgTGGGAAATGGTACACCAGTTTTGTTGGGAAATATTCTCTCGTCATCCAGGTTATCCTGCACCCAGCTCATCAAATTCTCTACATATTCTGGTGCAGTACATGAGACAGGTGCtagttttcttggagaaCTGCTCCCACTGGCACTACCCATATTGCTCGTTCTTGAACTAACACTTGGCTGCCATAAGTACTCGTACTCTTGTGTGGCAATCATTCGTGGACAAGTTTGAGCGGAACAAAACTCTGTGATGGTTCCATACAACATGTTGATCTGATTATAAAAGCTGACCACATGAACTGCAAGCCATTCATCCAGGTCTTCTCCTATTGGTAGCTTGACAGCCTGTGCTAATGAGCTTCCAGATCCTAATGTGGCCTCGGCGTAGTTCTTTATGTCCCTGTGTGTTGTGCTTGGTTGTTGCTCGGTCTTCGGAGCAGTCTCTGGAGTGGAGGGCAGACCAATGTCTGACGTCAGAGTCTTGAATCCCCGCGTTTTGATGGTCTGGGAATTCCTAAATGTTAGCATTGATAGAGAAAAAGCTGTTTCTTGGAGTAGTATATGCTTACTTATGAAAGAAGGACATTATTAGATTGGGGTCAAAGAGATGGAAAGAGGAAGTTGAATGTTTACAAAGTTTCTATTTGGGAAGCCGCGAATTATGTCTTTAACGGATattcgtttcttttcaCAACCGGTTAAATGTCACCCTCGCATCATTTCCGGTTCTCTCCTCGAATGTTATTTAGAAGCACGTGACCTTGCACCATCTTCTGTATCGGATTCCTCAGAGACCCTTTCCCGAACCCCATCCAGCTGTTCTCTGGGATTGTAGCTAGATCTCTCCAGTTCTTACTATTCttcatttctctttctagTTATACCTCCATGAGCCAAGAAGTAGATGAATCACTGTTAAGAAAGGCAAAAGATGTCACTGCTGGGTTTGCAGGCGGCGCCGTACAGGTTCTCATTGGCCAACCTTTTGATCTAGTCAAGGTGAGACTCCAGACGGGACAGTACAACTCTCCATTAACAGCTGTTAaagatactttgaaaaatgaaggACTGTTAGCTTTTTACAAAGGAACTTTAGCCCCTTTGTTTGGGGTGGGCGCTTGCGTTTCTTTACAGTTTTACGGTTTCCATGAGGCCAAACGACAATTGTTGAAATACAATTCAGATAATTCTGGGACTCTTAGTTTGCCCCAATTCTATGCTGCAGGTGCAGTTGCTGGTATTGTTAATACACCAATAACGGCGCCTGTGGAGCAACTTCGTATTATTCTCCAAACTCAGAAAGGAAAGAGTG
It encodes the following:
- a CDS encoding Splicing factor, coding for MGDALAQMATTKNSKPLERLGFSNKSINTSPQNEASSSNLASSGTRVQLSEQDLKTIPRLTVIRDRIKADLEANAISTDQMSAIDQVKTLVSFKKDRLKQSIKSVPSQCEDTEIKPSDLHNDQTKIRLQLRQYLFDTLKEMNNDPSIQLTDIEFDQLKQDMAILLTLLRNGTLPENLLITLTTTMYNVQKGSFQQATSSYLQLSIGNVAWPMGVKATNIHSRKGDDKITKGSANISKNDGTERWLLALKRVITYKEKKTV
- a CDS encoding Alpha-1,2-mannosyltransferase, encoding MVFSDKLTFPDMPVEETQTGSKVALFGLAGAVRRRLILGSRNPFFYSTAADPTKDKFIEIAKEDRANAKEFINEILPKTAYDVSRKIIFGFFHPFCNAGGGGERVLWQGVKTTLKVDDKNICLIYTGDLVTGDEILDNVARNFGISFTDVERPRLVFIHLYKRKYVEAQYWPRLTLVGQAFGSMLLTLEALQKVIPDVWVDTMGYPFSYPLVRVGVKIPIVTYTHYPIISTDMLNKIKINSIKTLAKKIYWWGFMLAYKFVGHFVDIAFVNSSWTSNHMKKIWASVSTVKTLYPPIGIDKKITLDSVSPREKIILYIAQFRPEKRHELLINEFSKFFQLDKSYKLVMIGSIRSKDDEDRVDFLKDLAYKKKGIPEENLVIIKDASYSVIQDYLSKAEIGVNAMWNEHFGIAIVEYMFNGLLPLAHASSGPYLDICVPWSLDKGEQLSVNSSKPTSDDSNRTGYLFISEEDPDFEARTEPFPSLHEALLDISKLSQEQKLEILKRGASVVNSKFQDNVFNENWKKAITDAAKLEQVYRISKRDGEVEQLF
- a CDS encoding Phosphoinositide PI4,5P(2) binding protein, forms a complex with Slm2p, whose protein sequence is MTANNQTMSILSHQQQLQNQLQLKQLQTQEQKQQEQRTKSLNSNKSAELANLVSEKTPQKRKDPRDPLAVQIPTTANPTEILASRFNSWRNVIRALLVYLKDVVSVHEEVVRQQVRLQQSLSFPFTTQGLNGDLYQPITTGKSNSAGSDGAGPADNFAAIQNFFLPLGNGSIYDLPSILLQFHSSYAVNAQKTIRELNSTVIPRLEELRRDLLVKIKEIRGLQSDFKNNVNKEVLTTKQELTAYQSSIELVSKHPNNVQPKNDPYLLRTQLDRQIKRQIQEENFLHEAYLNLQSSAKELEKVIFLEVQSALTVYAKLLGKQAQTIFDVLITKLDNGFLTKEPSFEWDSYISREPNFIDPNLPMRHYRDLVYPHNNSPLSFEIRSGYLERRSKFLKSYSKGWYVLTATFLHEFKTPDRKRDPIPVMSLPLNDCQITEHSKMDTVNPDSWHKFVLHAKQNGIINRGHNWVFRAEGYQEMMKWYNDMKQLIALPTPQARSSIAAQRESQRVQVKQSKRHSKAGSLLSSSTVPSDKGHQHSTQYDQLNTVLSLPQNVPGSEGNQAPYFENSQRNGPQSPRSGAQASGNDYTTYAQQLPNQDAAQVPQGFNYAPEVSALGISTQVDDESGNDRRSLETASNPNLTDPDHIRSTTEDTLNTLTPKVNGLKVDSDKDARPVSTNNILVDDS
- a CDS encoding Component of the mitotic exit network, whose amino-acid sequence is MLTFRNSQTIKTRGFKTLTSDIGLPSTPETAPKTEQQPSTTHRDIKNYAEATLGSGSSLAQAVKLPIGEDLDEWLAVHVVSFYNQINMLYGTITEFCSAQTCPRMIATQEYEYLWQPSVSSRTSNMGSASGSSSPRKLAPVSCTAPEYVENLMSWVQDNLDDERIFPNKTGVPFPTNFQTLVRTMMKRLFRVYAHIYCHHFDEIAGLSLQAHLNTSFKHFVLFCKEFRLISTKDYGPLKELVLIMFDGNDLDADGDTDLTDS